Proteins from a single region of Gossypium arboreum isolate Shixiya-1 chromosome 1, ASM2569848v2, whole genome shotgun sequence:
- the LOC108481980 gene encoding E3 ubiquitin-protein ligase BOI-like: MAVQAAQYPSNVFLLNRNGQDGQQGGGAFVDQPHMFFNNGSNGTNNNTNINISNNINQRKRGRELVTGTAAITTPMNSFTLQTPPPQMIDLSQLHHHNQPNVVVSTGLRLSSGDQQQSQNHGYLQQQQQPSSAFLSIISENLGIQIKRQREELDQFLQAQGEELRRTLAEKRQRHYHALLGAAEETVARRLREKEAEVEKAKRRNAELEARAAQVSVEVQVWQAKARAQEATAVSLQAQLQQAIMSGATARDNRRGDEGLNCAGGGVERQPEDAESAYVDPDRVVASGPVCRACRKRAAVVVLLPCQHLCLCTECDRVAQACPLCLTARNSSVEVLLS, translated from the exons ATGGCTGTTCAAGCAGCTCAATACCCTTCCAATGTCTTCCTCTTAAACAG aaATGGACAAGATGGACAACAAGGAGGAGGGGCTTTTGTTGATCAACCTCATATGTTCTTCAACAATGGAAGCAATGGAACCAACAATAATACTAATATCAATATCAGTAACAATATTAATCAGAGGAAGAGAGGGAGGGAATTAGTTACAGGAACGGCGGCGATAACGACGCCGATGAATTCATTCACTTTGCAAACACCACCGCCGCAGATGATAGACCTTTCTCAACTTCATCACCACAACCAGCCAAATGTAGTTGTCTCCACCGGTCTCCGGTTATCGTCCGGCGACCAACAGCAAAGTCAAAATCATGGTTATcttcaacaacaacaacaaccatCATCGGCCTTTTTGTCTATAATATCTGAAAATTTGGGTATTCAAATTAAACGtcaaagagaagaattagatcaATTTCTTCAAGCTCAG GGGGAGGAATTACGGCGTACGTTAGCCGAGAAAAGGCAAAGGCACTACCATGCTCTGTTGGGGGCAGCGGAAGAGACCGTGGCGAGGAGGTTAAGGGAGAAAGAAGCGGAGGTGGAAAAAGCGAAGCGTCGGAACGCCGAGTTGGAAGCACGGGCGGCGCAAGTTAGCGTGGAGGTGCAGGTTTGGCAAGCGAAAGCGAGGGCGCAAGAAGCGACGGCGGTGTCATTGCAAGCGCAGCTCCAACAAGCTATAATGAGCGGAGCGACGGCGCGCGATAATAGGAGAGGGGATGAGGGACTAAACTGCGCTGGTGGTGGAGTGGAACGGCAACCGGAGGACGCCGAATCGGCTTACGTGGACCCGGACAGAGTAGTCGCTTCGGGACCGGTTTGCAGAGCGTGTAGGAAACGCGCCGCGGTGGTGGTGTTGTTGCCTTGCCAGCATCTTTGCTTATGTACAGAGTGTGATAGAGTGGCGCAAGCCTGTCCGCTTTGCCTCACCGCCAGAAATTCTAGCGTTGAGGTTTTGCTTTCTTga